The Ignavibacteriales bacterium genome includes a region encoding these proteins:
- a CDS encoding bifunctional class I SAM-dependent methyltransferase/HIT family protein: MIYKSKDNPNSHLTVKDRKYPSLPLRFLFEKGLIVGDILDYGCGLGKDVDHLKKLNINVVGYDPFYFPNYPQNKFNTIICFYVLNVLLPEEQSHVLMSISELLKLGGKAYFAVRRDIKRNGFLFNPKHKVKTYQCDIILPFKSIFKNENTEIYEYQHFTFLNVCQQNTSPFFNGKEVRELITESATAFAIYDKYPVSIGHALIVPKRLISNFFDLSNHEQTACLIVLNRVKAIIVNKYNPDGFNVGINIGEYGGQTILQAHIHLIPRYKNDILNPRGGIRAIIPNKKDY; encoded by the coding sequence ATGATTTATAAATCAAAAGATAATCCCAATTCTCATTTGACAGTTAAAGACAGAAAATATCCTTCTTTACCATTAAGATTTCTCTTTGAAAAGGGATTAATAGTAGGTGATATTCTGGACTATGGTTGTGGTTTAGGAAAAGACGTTGATCATTTAAAAAAATTAAATATTAATGTTGTAGGTTATGATCCATTTTATTTCCCAAATTATCCTCAAAATAAATTTAATACTATAATATGCTTTTATGTCTTGAATGTGCTTCTTCCTGAAGAACAATCTCATGTTTTAATGTCAATATCGGAATTATTAAAATTGGGTGGTAAAGCTTACTTTGCTGTAAGAAGGGATATAAAAAGAAATGGGTTTTTGTTTAATCCTAAGCATAAAGTAAAAACTTATCAATGTGATATTATTCTTCCATTCAAAAGTATCTTTAAAAATGAAAATACAGAAATTTATGAATATCAGCATTTCACTTTTCTAAATGTTTGCCAGCAAAATACAAGTCCCTTTTTTAATGGAAAAGAAGTAAGAGAATTGATAACCGAATCGGCAACAGCATTTGCAATATATGATAAATATCCTGTTTCAATTGGTCATGCTTTAATTGTCCCAAAACGTTTAATTTCTAATTTTTTTGATTTATCAAATCACGAACAAACCGCTTGTCTTATTGTTTTAAATAGAGTTAAAGCTATTATTGTAAATAAATATAATCCCGATGGATTCAACGTTGGAATAAATATAGGTGAGTATGGTGGTCAAACAATTTTACAAGCACATATTCATCTTATTCCTAG